ACCAGAGCCTGTATCCGTCCAACAGCGTTCCGGGCCTTGTGCGCCGAATCAACAACGCCCTGCTGCGGGCCGACCAGATCCACTGGAGCGAACGTCAGGCCGGCACGTGGTGGCTGGCTCCGGTGGTGGCGGACGGTGAGGCCGGGTTCGGGGGTGTCGTCCACGCCTTTGAACTCACGAAGGCCCTCATCGAGGCCGGTGCGGCGGGCCTCGAAGATCAGCTGGCGGCGGAGAAGAAGTGCGGCCACATGGGCGGCAAGGTGCTGGTGCCCACGGGACAGTTCACCCGCACGCTTCAGGCCGCGCGGCTCGCTGCGGACGTGTTAGACGTTCCAACCGTGATCATTGCGCGCACCGATGCGCTCAGCGCCACTCTCCTGACCAACGACGTCGACCCACGGGATGCCCCCTTCCTCACGGCTGATCGTACCCCCGAGGGGTATTTTGTCGTGCGGGGCGGGCTGGAGAGCGCCATTGCCCGGGGGCTTGCCTACGCCCCGTATGCGGATCTCTTGTGGTTTGAGACGTCGCGGCCGGATCTCAACGAGGCCCGGCGGTTCGCCGAGGCGATCCATGCACGGTTTCCCGGGAAGCTCCTCGCGTACAACTGCTCGCCTTCCTTCAACTGGCGGCGCAACCTGGACGATGCGGGCATCGCCGCCTTCCAGAAGGAACTGGCAGCGCTTGGCTATCGGTTTCAGTTCATAACCCTGGCCGGGTGGCACCTGATCAACCTGTACACCTTCGAGCTGGCTCGGGCGTACCGGGACGAGGGCATGACCGCTTACGTGCGGCTGCAGACCGAAGAGTTCGCGCAGGAGCCGCTGGGATACACGGCCGTGCGGCACCAGCGGGAGGTGGGCACTGCCT
This portion of the Bacillota bacterium genome encodes:
- the aceA gene encoding isocitrate lyase, with protein sequence MGIPVCGNDGAQLRDRAAAEVAHLERQWAEDPRWRGIRRDYSVDDVVSLRGSVRIHHTLARMGAERLWELLHTEPYVATFGAMTGAQAVQMVKAGLKAIYVSGWQVAADANVAGQTYPDQSLYPSNSVPGLVRRINNALLRADQIHWSERQAGTWWLAPVVADGEAGFGGVVHAFELTKALIEAGAAGLEDQLAAEKKCGHMGGKVLVPTGQFTRTLQAARLAADVLDVPTVIIARTDALSATLLTNDVDPRDAPFLTADRTPEGYFVVRGGLESAIARGLAYAPYADLLWFETSRPDLNEARRFAEAIHARFPGKLLAYNCSPSFNWRRNLDDAGIAAFQKELAALGYRFQFITLAGWHLINLYTFELARAYRDEGMTAYVRLQTEEFAQEPLGYTAVRHQREVGTAYFDRVAMAVSGGQSATTAMAGSTEAKQFGS